Genomic segment of Actinomycetota bacterium:
TTGTGGGACGCGGATCGCTGGGCCGAGATGTGCGCCGTCATCGACGCCGAGGCCGAGGGCCTCGCGCAGGAGATCGCGCGCGAACGTCATCAGTCAGGCGCGTCGGGAGCGGGTGTCACGACTCCTTCCGGACGCTGATTGACAATGGAATACCGGCACACCCCAGTTTTGCCGGCCGAGGTCTCACACCAGTTGATGTTGAAACCCGGCTCGATCGTGGTCGACTGCACCTTAGGCGGGGCAGGTCACGCGACGCGGCTCAAGGATTCGATCGGCCCTGACGGCATCCTCGTCGGGATCGATCAGGACGAAGCAGCACTCGCCGCAGCAGCAGACGCAGCACGCCTCGGCCGGCAAGCCATCCTGCTCCAGGGGAACTTCGGCGACCTCGACGACCTGCTCGTCGAGGCGCGCATCCCCTACGCGGACGCGTTCCTGTTCGACCTCGGCGTGTCGTCCCCGCAGCTCGACCTCCCTGAGCGGGGGTTCTCGTACCAGGACGACGCGCCGCTGGACATGCGGATGGACCCTGGCTCGGACAGCGTCACCGCGGCCGACGTGGTCGCCACGTACTCCGCGGCCGAGCTCGAACGGGTCATCCGCGACTTCGGCGAGGAGCGGTGGGCGGCGCGCATAGCAGCCTTCATCGTAGACGCGCGCGCCCACCGGCCCCTCGTCACCACGGGGGACCTCGTCGACGTGATCAAGGCCGCCATCCCGGCGGCAGCCCGGCGCGAGGGCCCGCACCCTGCCCGGCGCACGTTCCAAGCGCTGCGCATCGAGGTCAACCGCGAGCTCGAGGTCCTCGAGCGCGGCCTGCGCGCCGCCGTACGGTGGCTCGTCCCGGGCGGGCGCGTCGCGGTGATCAGCTACCACTCGCTCGAGGAC
This window contains:
- the rsmH gene encoding 16S rRNA (cytosine(1402)-N(4))-methyltransferase RsmH; amino-acid sequence: MEYRHTPVLPAEVSHQLMLKPGSIVVDCTLGGAGHATRLKDSIGPDGILVGIDQDEAALAAAADAARLGRQAILLQGNFGDLDDLLVEARIPYADAFLFDLGVSSPQLDLPERGFSYQDDAPLDMRMDPGSDSVTAADVVATYSAAELERVIRDFGEERWAARIAAFIVDARAHRPLVTTGDLVDVIKAAIPAAARREGPHPARRTFQALRIEVNRELEVLERGLRAAVRWLVPGGRVAVISYHSLEDRIVKQTFADLAQGCTCPPDLPVCRCGAQPVLRVVTKRPILPTAEEVEANPRARSARLRVAEKL